The following coding sequences are from one Pseudonocardia sp. HH130630-07 window:
- a CDS encoding uroporphyrinogen-III synthase produces MTGPANTSGRIAFVGSGPGDPALLTVRARDVLAGSPLVITDPDVPEGILALAADGAEVRPAVGQPADIASDLLAESAQGRSVARLVSGDPLTNDAVVAEAMAVSASGSLFDVVPGVPASTAVPAYAGVALGSAHVEADVRAGVDWAALAASPGPVVLHATGALLADVATGLSAQGVPAETAVAITAGGTTSTQRTISSSVGKLASDGGDLEGALVLTVGDAAGRRGELSWWESRALYGWRVLVPRTKDQAGVMSERLRMHGAIPEEVPTIAVEPPRSPAQMERSVKGLVDGRYQWVVFTSTNAVKAVWEKFAEFGLDARAFSGVKIACVGRSTAEKVREFGIEPELVPDIDEAQSSTSEGLLEIFPPHDDVLDPVDRVLLPRADIATETLSAGLQERGWEVDDVTAYRTVRAAPPPAPIREAIKTGGFDAVCFTSSSTVRNLVGIAGKPHARTLVACIGPATAETAREFGLRVDVQPEESRVPTLVDALASHTAKLRAEGNLPPPKKVKARRR; encoded by the coding sequence ATGACAGGACCTGCCAACACCTCGGGGCGGATCGCCTTCGTGGGCAGCGGACCGGGTGACCCGGCACTGCTCACGGTGCGCGCCCGGGACGTGCTCGCCGGCTCGCCGCTGGTGATCACCGACCCGGACGTGCCGGAGGGCATCCTCGCCCTGGCCGCCGACGGCGCCGAGGTCCGCCCGGCCGTCGGTCAGCCCGCCGACATCGCGAGCGACCTGCTCGCCGAGTCCGCACAGGGCCGGTCGGTGGCCCGCCTGGTCTCGGGTGACCCGCTGACCAACGACGCCGTCGTCGCGGAGGCGATGGCCGTCTCCGCGTCGGGCTCGCTGTTCGACGTCGTGCCGGGTGTGCCCGCCTCCACCGCCGTCCCGGCCTATGCCGGGGTCGCGCTGGGCTCGGCGCACGTCGAGGCCGACGTCCGGGCCGGCGTCGACTGGGCCGCGCTGGCCGCCTCGCCCGGGCCGGTCGTGCTGCACGCCACCGGCGCGCTGCTCGCCGACGTCGCGACCGGGCTGTCCGCGCAGGGCGTGCCCGCCGAGACCGCGGTCGCGATCACCGCCGGTGGCACCACCTCGACCCAGCGGACGATCTCGTCGTCGGTGGGCAAGCTCGCCTCCGACGGGGGCGACCTGGAGGGCGCGCTCGTCCTGACCGTCGGTGACGCCGCCGGTCGCCGCGGCGAGCTGTCCTGGTGGGAGTCGCGCGCGCTCTACGGCTGGCGGGTGCTGGTCCCGCGGACCAAGGACCAGGCCGGCGTGATGAGCGAGCGGCTGCGGATGCACGGCGCCATCCCGGAGGAGGTGCCGACGATCGCCGTCGAGCCGCCCCGGTCCCCGGCGCAGATGGAGCGTTCGGTCAAGGGCCTGGTCGACGGCCGCTACCAGTGGGTCGTCTTCACCTCGACCAACGCGGTCAAGGCCGTGTGGGAGAAGTTCGCCGAGTTCGGCCTGGACGCCAGGGCGTTCTCCGGTGTGAAGATCGCCTGCGTGGGCCGGTCGACCGCGGAGAAGGTGCGCGAGTTCGGCATCGAGCCGGAGCTGGTCCCGGACATCGACGAGGCGCAGTCCTCGACGTCGGAGGGGCTGCTGGAGATCTTCCCGCCGCACGACGACGTGCTCGACCCGGTGGACCGGGTGCTGCTCCCGCGCGCCGACATCGCCACCGAGACGCTGTCCGCCGGGTTGCAGGAGCGTGGCTGGGAGGTCGACGACGTGACGGCCTACCGGACCGTCCGCGCCGCCCCGCCGCCCGCGCCGATCCGTGAGGCGATCAAGACCGGCGGGTTCGACGCGGTGTGCTTCACCTCGTCGTCGACCGTGCGGAACCTGGTCGGCATCGCCGGCAAGCCGCACGCCCGCACCCTGGTCGCCTGCATCGGCCCGGCCACCGCGGAGACCGCCCGCGAGTTCGGCCTGCGGGTGGACGTGCAGCCCGAGGAGTCCCGCGTCCCGACCCTGGTCGACGCACTGGCGAGCCACACCGCCAAGCTTCGCGCCGAGGGCAACCTGCCCCCGCCGAAGAAGGTCAAGGCCCGCCGCCGCTGA
- the hemC gene encoding hydroxymethylbilane synthase encodes MSAATPTPLRIGTRPSKLAVAQSGTVADRLTAAGYPSELVTISTSGDRSMAPVPQLGVGVFVSALRDALHAGEIDVAVHSFKDLPTAQPEGLRIAAVPDREDPRDALVAGGRVLGELGRGARVGTGSPRRAAQLYALGQGLEVVPIRGNVDTRIGKVRSGELDAVVVAAAGLRRLGRIEEADELLDPLQMLPAPAQGALAIECRERDTELAATLHSVLDDSGVRAAVAAERAVLVTLEGGCTAPIAALADVVSDLDDDGRAIDRLSLRAALGVGEIAGGDVLRASATGELDDAEKLGAAVAHELLDLGAEDLPPAGLGSVNRWIGSS; translated from the coding sequence GTGAGCGCCGCGACTCCGACCCCGCTGCGGATCGGGACGCGGCCCTCGAAGCTGGCCGTCGCCCAGTCCGGCACGGTCGCCGACCGGCTCACCGCCGCCGGGTACCCGAGCGAGCTGGTGACGATCTCCACCAGCGGCGACCGCTCGATGGCGCCGGTGCCCCAGCTCGGTGTGGGGGTGTTCGTCTCCGCGTTGCGGGACGCGCTGCACGCCGGGGAGATCGACGTCGCCGTGCACTCGTTCAAGGACCTGCCGACCGCGCAGCCCGAGGGGCTGCGGATCGCGGCGGTACCGGACCGCGAGGACCCGCGCGACGCGCTCGTCGCGGGCGGCCGCGTCCTGGGCGAGCTGGGCCGTGGTGCCCGGGTGGGCACCGGATCGCCGCGCCGGGCGGCGCAGCTCTACGCGCTCGGACAGGGCCTCGAGGTCGTGCCGATCCGCGGCAATGTGGACACCCGGATCGGGAAGGTCCGGTCCGGCGAGCTCGACGCGGTGGTCGTCGCCGCGGCCGGGTTGCGCCGGTTGGGCCGCATCGAGGAGGCGGACGAGCTGCTCGATCCGCTGCAGATGCTGCCCGCCCCCGCCCAGGGTGCGCTCGCCATCGAGTGCCGGGAGCGGGACACCGAGCTGGCGGCGACGCTGCACTCGGTGCTCGACGACAGCGGCGTGCGCGCCGCCGTCGCCGCGGAGCGCGCGGTACTCGTGACGCTGGAGGGCGGCTGCACGGCGCCGATCGCGGCGCTGGCCGACGTCGTGTCCGACCTGGACGACGACGGCCGGGCGATCGACCGGCTGTCGCTGCGTGCCGCGCTGGGAGTGGGAGAGATCGCGGGGGGCGACGTGCTGCGCGCGTCCGCCACCGGAGAGTTGGACGATGCCGAGAAGCTCGGGGCCGCAGTCGCGCACGAGCTTCTCGACCTGGGTGCCGAGGACCTGCCCCCTGCGGGTCTCGGCTCCGTGAACCGCTGGATCGGGAGTTCGTAG
- a CDS encoding glutamyl-tRNA reductase — protein sequence MSVLVVGLSHRSAPVEVLERLAVAPGDVPKLLEEMLDRSHVEEAVVLSTCNRIEVCAVVDAFHGGLGDVTDVLGGYAGVPIGELSDHLFVHYAGSAVQHLFQLAAGLDSMVVGESQILGQLRSAYAVADEAGSVGKVLHELVQQALRVGKRVHAGTGIDEAGASVVSEALRDADRELDGLAGARAVIVGAGAMGALAAAHLRRAGAGEIVVANRSVSGGERLVEKVTEHGVPARSASLDDLATEFASADLVVACTGAIGHVVGVDPVAAALATPRERPLVICDLGLPRDVDPAVGELAGVRMVDLITLQRRLLDAADGGSVAAAQEMVDAEAQQYLAGQRSAEVTPTVTALRRRASEVVDAELLRLDSRLPGLDGQVREELSRTVRRVVDKLLHTPTVQVKRLAEGPDGDSYAAALRTLFELDPQAAAAVAAPVRGTDASVDGSDVGAALNAPLDPVPSIGSRPPEQVS from the coding sequence ATGAGCGTCCTCGTGGTCGGCCTGTCGCACCGCAGTGCGCCGGTCGAGGTGCTGGAGCGCCTCGCCGTCGCGCCGGGTGACGTGCCCAAACTGCTCGAGGAGATGCTCGACCGGAGCCACGTCGAGGAGGCCGTCGTCCTCTCGACCTGCAACCGGATCGAGGTCTGTGCGGTCGTGGACGCGTTCCACGGCGGCCTGGGCGACGTCACCGACGTCCTCGGCGGCTACGCCGGGGTCCCGATCGGCGAGCTGTCCGACCATCTCTTCGTGCACTACGCGGGCTCGGCGGTCCAGCACCTGTTCCAGCTGGCGGCCGGGCTCGACTCGATGGTCGTCGGCGAGTCGCAGATCCTCGGCCAGCTGCGCAGCGCCTACGCCGTCGCCGACGAGGCGGGCTCGGTCGGCAAGGTGCTGCACGAGCTGGTCCAGCAGGCGCTGCGGGTCGGCAAGCGGGTGCACGCCGGGACCGGGATCGACGAGGCGGGTGCCTCGGTGGTCTCCGAGGCGCTGCGCGACGCCGACCGCGAGCTGGACGGGCTCGCCGGGGCCCGCGCCGTGATCGTCGGAGCCGGGGCGATGGGTGCCCTCGCCGCCGCGCACCTGCGCCGGGCCGGGGCGGGCGAGATCGTCGTCGCGAACCGGTCCGTCTCCGGTGGTGAGCGGCTGGTGGAGAAGGTCACCGAGCACGGCGTCCCGGCCCGCTCCGCCTCGCTCGACGACCTCGCCACCGAGTTCGCGTCGGCGGACCTCGTCGTCGCGTGTACCGGGGCGATCGGGCACGTCGTCGGCGTGGACCCGGTCGCCGCGGCACTGGCCACCCCGCGGGAGCGCCCGCTGGTGATCTGCGACCTGGGCCTGCCCCGCGACGTCGACCCGGCCGTCGGCGAGCTGGCCGGGGTCCGGATGGTCGACCTGATCACCCTGCAGCGCCGCCTGCTCGACGCCGCCGACGGCGGGTCGGTCGCGGCCGCGCAGGAGATGGTCGACGCCGAGGCCCAGCAGTACCTCGCCGGCCAGCGGTCGGCGGAGGTCACACCGACCGTCACCGCGCTGCGCCGGCGGGCGTCGGAGGTCGTCGACGCCGAGCTGCTGCGCCTCGACTCCCGCCTGCCCGGCCTGGACGGCCAGGTCCGCGAGGAGCTCTCGCGCACCGTGCGCCGGGTCGTCGACAAGCTGCTCCACACCCCGACGGTGCAGGTCAAGCGCCTCGCCGAGGGGCCGGACGGAGACAGCTACGCCGCCGCGCTGCGCACCCTGTTCGAGCTGGACCCGCAGGCCGCCGCCGCGGTCGCCGCACCGGTCCGGGGCACGGACGCGAGCGTGGACGGCTCCGACGTCGGCGCCGCCCTGAACGCGCCGCTCGACCCGGTGCCCTCGATCGGTTCCCGGCCGCCGGAGCAGGTCTCGTGA